In the genome of bacterium, the window TTATCAGGACAAAAAGTATGTTAAAGAGGCTTCCGCAGTGGCATATTTAGCTTGTCTTTCTGCAATTGATGACTATCTTCTATCTATTGGTACAGAAAAGAAGAAGCTTCCCACATCTATTGAGGAATACACAAAATCCTTACGAAAGATTCCCCACAATGGAAAGCTTATTTCAGCTTTAGACACTGTCTACGAAAATCTTCATATTCTTGGCTATTATCGTGGAGGGGTTGATGTAGAGATGATAAAATCTGGCTTTCAAAAGGCAAAATTTATAATAGATACCCTATCAAAGGGGGTAAAAATAAGATAAGATGTCATATTTACAGAATATTGGGATTGTTTATTGCGGCGGGAGGAACGCTAGCTTTAATCTTTAAAGTATTTTCTTGGCAATATATTTTAAAAAGAGAATGGAGGGAGGTTAGGCGAATTTCTTTAAGAGAATTTAGGAGGATTTAAATGCCAGTAGCATTACCATTAGAGGTTTACGAGACATTTGGAAAAAGCTTCGGGAAAGAGGATGCAAAGAGGGTTGTGAGGTCTTTTGAGGCGGTAATTCAAGATGAGGTAGAGCATACATGGAGAAGAACCAAGGATGAGCTACTTGATGCGATAAGGAAAGAGTTTATAACCAGGGAAGTCTTTGAGGAAAGGATAAATGTGGTTGGAATAGAGCTTGAAGCAAAGATTAAAAGCTTGGATACAAAGATGAATTTCTTAATAATCCTTATGTTTCTTGCCCTTACAATTATGAACCCAGTTGTTGCAGATATTATAAAGGGATTGATAAAATGAAGAAGATTAAATTGACAAAGGTGCGGAAGAAAGGTATAGGGAGGTAATGGCAAGATGAAAAAGGTATTTGCCTTTTTGATTTTAACAGGTTTTTGCTTAGCAAAGACACCCGGGGAGAGTGGATTGGCTTTTCTTAAGCTGGAAAGAGACCCCTTGGGATTTTTTGAAAATCCCGCATCTTTGGTAGATAAAGGAAGGTCAGCGGGTTTTATGTACTCAATGCCATTGAATGAGGTAAAAGGGCTTAAGCAGGGGCTAGTAAATGTATCCTATTCGTTAAAGAACGGCGTAATCGGTGGAGAGGTAATTTATTTTGGCTATGGCGAGATGGATGAATACAATAATTCTGGAAGAAGGACAGGAAGAAGCTGGTCTGCCTATGACCTTTGTGCAAGCCTCTCTTATGCAAGGGAAATGTTTGGCTTAAAGCTTGGCGGCGCTCTTAAGGCAATAAGCTCAAAGATTGATACGGCAAAGGGAGGTGCCTTTGCCCTTGATCTTGGTGCAATAGCTAACCCTTGTCCAGGGTTAGAAGTTGGAGGAAGCCTAAAGAATTTAGGAACAAAGATAAAATATGATAACGATAAATTTTCGCTTCCCTTAAGCTTCAATATTTCTTCATCCTATAACATTCCATTATTGGCAAAGATAAAGGGAGAGTTGAGTATTCCCAATGATTCTGACCCTTATATTTCTTTGGGAATAGAAAAGGAATTTGCAAAGGTCTTAAATTTAAGATTAGGCTATTCTACAAGAAAGATGGCAGGTTCGGGAATATTAGCTGGCTTTGGAATAGAATATTTGTCTTATTCATTTG includes:
- a CDS encoding DUF5618 family protein, translated to MKKRIVPEEPKVLFEEAKRYLANAKETLAKTRIEYDRYQDKKYVKEASAVAYLACLSAIDDYLLSIGTEKKKLPTSIEEYTKSLRKIPHNGKLISALDTVYENLHILGYYRGGVDVEMIKSGFQKAKFIIDTLSKGVKIR
- a CDS encoding PorV/PorQ family protein, with amino-acid sequence MKKVFAFLILTGFCLAKTPGESGLAFLKLERDPLGFFENPASLVDKGRSAGFMYSMPLNEVKGLKQGLVNVSYSLKNGVIGGEVIYFGYGEMDEYNNSGRRTGRSWSAYDLCASLSYAREMFGLKLGGALKAISSKIDTAKGGAFALDLGAIANPCPGLEVGGSLKNLGTKIKYDNDKFSLPLSFNISSSYNIPLLAKIKGELSIPNDSDPYISLGIEKEFAKVLNLRLGYSTRKMAGSGILAGFGIEYLSYSFDYLFKPYGDLGDSHILSMGVRF